A window from Leifsonia shinshuensis encodes these proteins:
- a CDS encoding bifunctional (p)ppGpp synthetase/guanosine-3',5'-bis(diphosphate) 3'-pyrophosphohydrolase, translating to MVDTTTSQSASLRRLVPRIFSRAQPTGAMETLIRTVRMHHPKADLSLIERAYAVAERAHRGQKRRSGEPYITHPVAVAQIIADLGIGAKTIAAALLHDTVEDTEYTLDELRDQFGDEIAMLVDGVTKLDKVKYGDSAQAETVRKMIVAMSKDIRVLIIKLADRLHNARTWGFVPAASATRKATETLEIYAPLAHRLGIQAIKWELEDLSFAVLYPKLYAEIESLVKQRTPERERLVQQVIDTINDDLKSAKIRGKVVGRPKQYYSIYQKMVVRGREFDDIYDLVGIRVLVNTVRDCYAVLGQIHARWTPMPGRFKDYIATPKFNLYQSLHTTVIGPQGRPVEIQIRTEEMHQRAEFGVAAHWKYKEQTTGKSSGGPAKVDTDLAWLAHISDWQAETADPSEFLDSLRFEIGAKEVYVFTPKGRVIGLPAGATPVDFAYAVHTEVGHRTMGAKVNGRLVPLESTLNTGDVVEIFTSKNPDSGPSQDWLNFVKSPRARNKIRQWFTKERRDEAIEQGKDAIARAMRKQNLPLQKLMTQDALVEVASSLKHPDVSALYAAVGEGHISTQSVIEKIVASLQTEAESDGELEIPVKGRRQLRNSDSGVLVRGAPDILVKLAKCCTPVPGDPIVGFITRGQGVSVHQASCHNVQSLLQEPDRMIEVEWAPSSKSVFLVQIQVEALDRSGLLSDVTRVLSEHHVNILSATVTTSSDRLALSRFVFEMGDTTHLDRVLNAVRRIDGVYDVYRVTGG from the coding sequence ATGGTTGATACGACGACATCGCAGAGCGCCTCTCTGCGCCGTCTGGTGCCGCGCATCTTCTCGCGCGCTCAGCCGACCGGCGCCATGGAGACCCTCATCCGCACGGTGCGCATGCACCACCCCAAGGCCGACCTCTCGCTCATCGAGCGCGCGTACGCCGTCGCCGAGCGGGCGCACCGGGGTCAGAAGCGACGCTCGGGGGAGCCGTACATCACGCATCCCGTGGCCGTGGCGCAGATCATCGCGGACCTCGGCATCGGCGCGAAGACCATCGCCGCTGCCCTGCTGCACGACACCGTCGAGGACACCGAGTACACGCTCGACGAGCTGCGCGACCAGTTCGGCGACGAGATCGCCATGCTCGTCGACGGCGTCACCAAGCTCGACAAGGTCAAGTACGGCGACAGCGCCCAGGCGGAGACCGTCCGCAAGATGATCGTCGCGATGTCAAAAGACATCCGTGTGCTGATCATCAAGCTCGCCGACCGGCTGCACAACGCGCGCACGTGGGGCTTCGTCCCGGCCGCGTCCGCGACCCGGAAGGCCACCGAGACCCTCGAGATCTACGCGCCGCTCGCCCACCGCCTCGGAATCCAGGCGATCAAGTGGGAGCTGGAAGACCTCTCGTTCGCGGTGCTGTACCCGAAGCTGTACGCCGAGATCGAGAGCCTCGTGAAGCAGCGCACGCCGGAGCGCGAGCGCCTGGTGCAGCAGGTCATCGACACCATCAACGACGACCTCAAGTCGGCGAAGATCCGCGGCAAGGTCGTCGGCCGCCCGAAGCAGTACTACTCGATCTACCAGAAGATGGTGGTGCGCGGGCGCGAGTTCGACGACATCTACGACCTGGTGGGCATCCGCGTGCTGGTGAACACCGTGCGCGACTGCTACGCCGTGCTCGGCCAGATCCACGCGCGATGGACGCCGATGCCCGGCCGGTTCAAGGACTACATCGCCACCCCGAAGTTCAACCTGTACCAGTCGCTGCACACCACCGTCATCGGCCCGCAGGGCCGTCCGGTGGAGATCCAGATCCGCACCGAGGAGATGCACCAGCGGGCGGAGTTCGGTGTCGCGGCGCACTGGAAGTACAAGGAGCAGACGACCGGCAAGAGCTCCGGCGGTCCGGCCAAGGTCGACACGGACCTGGCCTGGCTCGCCCACATCTCGGACTGGCAGGCCGAGACGGCCGACCCGAGCGAGTTCCTCGACTCGCTCCGCTTCGAGATCGGCGCCAAAGAGGTCTACGTCTTCACGCCGAAGGGCCGCGTGATCGGACTGCCCGCCGGCGCCACCCCGGTCGACTTCGCGTATGCGGTGCACACCGAGGTCGGCCACCGCACCATGGGCGCCAAGGTCAACGGTCGGCTCGTGCCGCTGGAGAGCACGCTGAACACCGGCGACGTCGTCGAGATCTTCACGTCGAAGAACCCGGACTCCGGCCCCAGCCAGGACTGGCTGAACTTCGTCAAGAGCCCGCGTGCGCGCAACAAGATCCGCCAGTGGTTCACCAAGGAGCGCCGCGACGAGGCGATCGAGCAGGGCAAGGATGCGATCGCCCGCGCGATGCGCAAGCAGAACCTGCCGCTGCAGAAGCTGATGACGCAGGATGCGCTGGTCGAGGTGGCCTCGTCGCTCAAGCACCCGGACGTCTCCGCGCTCTACGCGGCCGTCGGCGAGGGCCACATCTCGACCCAGTCCGTGATCGAGAAGATCGTGGCGTCGTTGCAGACCGAGGCGGAGTCGGACGGAGAGCTCGAGATCCCGGTCAAGGGCCGCCGGCAGCTGCGCAACAGCGACTCGGGCGTGCTCGTGCGGGGTGCGCCGGACATCCTGGTCAAGCTGGCCAAGTGCTGCACGCCCGTGCCCGGTGACCCGATCGTCGGCTTCATCACGCGCGGCCAGGGCGTCTCCGTGCACCAGGCCAGCTGCCACAACGTGCAGTCGCTGCTGCAGGAGCCGGATCGCATGATCGAGGTCGAGTGGGCGCCCAGCTCGAAGAGCGTCTTCCTGGTGCAGATCCAGGTCGAGGCGCTCGACCGCTCGGGGCTCCTCAGCGACGTGACGCGTGTGCTCTCCGAGCACCATGTGAACATCCTCTCCGCGACGGTCACCACGTCGAGCGACCGCCTGGCGTTGAGCCGGTTCGTCTTCGAGATGGGCGACACGACGCACCTCGACCGTGTGCTGAACGCCGTGCGCCGCATCGACGGCGTCTACGACGTGTACCGCGTCACCGGCGGCTGA
- a CDS encoding rhodanese-like domain-containing protein: MSDASAPSGFLAEDVVSAARARELTDQDAAWLLDVREGYEWEAGHAPGAHHIPLGELSERQHELPEDRQILVICRSGARSRMVTDALNEANYPAANVDGGMGAWQAGGGPVQRDDGTPGAIV; this comes from the coding sequence ATGTCCGACGCCTCCGCACCTTCCGGCTTCCTGGCCGAGGACGTGGTCTCCGCTGCGCGCGCTCGCGAGCTGACCGATCAGGACGCGGCCTGGCTGCTCGACGTGCGCGAGGGCTACGAGTGGGAGGCCGGGCACGCGCCCGGCGCGCACCACATCCCTCTCGGTGAGCTGAGCGAGCGCCAGCACGAGCTGCCGGAGGACCGGCAGATCCTGGTGATCTGCCGCAGCGGCGCCCGGTCGCGGATGGTGACCGACGCCCTGAACGAGGCGAACTATCCGGCGGCCAACGTCGACGGCGGCATGGGAGCCTGGCAGGCCGGCGGCGGTCCGGTTCAGCGCGACGACGGTACGCCAGGAGCGATCGTCTAG
- the secF gene encoding protein translocase subunit SecF, with the protein MASRLVKFGNDLYTGARSVDFVGRRKIWYSIAAVMVVLSILVPIVKGGFNFSIEFRGGSQFQISDVSSTDTSKAQSAVTSVVPDAVSHVSVVGDNAVRVQTDQLSETQTRDVSEALAKAYDVDASEVSATFIGPSWGADVTQQSIQGLVVFLLLAFIAMALYFRTWKMSAAAIISLFHDLIITAGVYALVGFEVSPATMIGFLTILGYSLYDTVVVFDKIRENTKEELELTRRTFPEAVNLAVNQTLVRSINTAVVAVLPVASILFIGAYAFGAATLRDISLALLIGIIVGTYSTIFLAAPMYSQFREGEAAIKKHDQKVRSIRPKAAVKADVVATAAE; encoded by the coding sequence ATGGCCAGTCGTCTGGTGAAATTCGGCAACGACCTCTACACCGGGGCGCGGTCGGTCGACTTCGTCGGCCGCCGCAAGATCTGGTACTCCATCGCGGCCGTCATGGTCGTGCTGTCGATCCTCGTCCCCATCGTCAAGGGCGGGTTCAACTTCTCGATCGAGTTCCGCGGTGGATCGCAGTTCCAGATCAGCGATGTGTCGAGCACCGACACGTCGAAGGCGCAGAGCGCCGTCACGAGCGTTGTGCCGGATGCGGTCTCGCACGTCAGCGTGGTCGGCGACAACGCCGTCCGGGTGCAGACGGACCAGCTGTCCGAGACGCAGACGCGCGACGTGTCGGAGGCGCTGGCGAAGGCCTACGACGTCGACGCGTCGGAGGTGTCCGCGACGTTCATCGGCCCCTCGTGGGGTGCGGACGTGACGCAGCAGTCCATCCAGGGTCTCGTCGTGTTCCTGCTGCTCGCGTTCATCGCGATGGCGCTGTACTTCCGCACCTGGAAGATGTCGGCGGCCGCGATCATCTCGCTGTTCCACGACCTCATCATCACGGCCGGCGTCTACGCGCTGGTCGGGTTCGAGGTCTCGCCTGCGACGATGATCGGCTTCCTGACCATCCTCGGCTACTCGCTCTACGACACCGTCGTGGTTTTCGACAAGATCCGCGAGAACACCAAGGAGGAGCTGGAGCTCACCCGGCGGACGTTCCCGGAGGCGGTCAACCTCGCCGTCAACCAGACGCTCGTCCGGTCGATCAACACCGCCGTCGTCGCCGTGCTGCCGGTCGCGTCCATCCTCTTCATCGGCGCCTACGCGTTCGGTGCGGCGACCCTGCGCGACATCTCGCTCGCGCTGCTGATCGGCATCATCGTCGGCACGTACTCGACGATCTTCCTGGCCGCGCCGATGTACTCGCAGTTCCGTGAGGGCGAGGCCGCGATCAAGAAGCACGACCAGAAGGTGCGCTCGATCCGGCCGAAGGCCGCGGTCAAGGCCGACGTCGTCGCGACCGCTGCGGAGTAA
- the secD gene encoding protein translocase subunit SecD, giving the protein MAKSTPVKKAWRSLTWLGVIVVVLLGTLTAGVLFSNATWLPKLALDLEGGTQIILAPQVENGQSVQQEQLDQAVSIIRQRIDASGVSEAQISTEGSRNIVVSLPGKPDQATLDRVKSSARLDFRPVLVAGGPTNEVVGADGKSTPAPSPAPGLQSTPSTKPTNGSDLAWVTPKLQAEFDAYDCKANASKTSSSAPTDEPLITCDDQNQVKYLLGPVEVKGQDIKDASAGLVQSSQGVTTGQWAVNIVFNDAGTKAFSDVTTRLVALQGAQNQFAIVLDGKVISAPTTQAAITDGKPQITGNFTETTSKALADQLKFGALPFSFKVQSQDTISATLGTSQLLSGLIAGLIGLILVGIYTFFQYRLLGFVTIFSLVVAGVLTWLTISLLSWHYDYRLSLAGVAGLIVAIGFTADSFIVYFERIRDELRDGRGLESAVEAGWGRARRTIYASKATNLLAAVVLYVLAAANVRGFAFTLGLTTIIDVIVVLLFTHPTLQLLARTRFFSSGHPMSGLDPEALGAVYRGAAKFRAPTVPVPVGTAVRSSKEAARRQTIAERKAAELAGATTSSDRSTEGKDS; this is encoded by the coding sequence GTGGCAAAGTCGACCCCGGTCAAGAAAGCCTGGCGTTCGCTGACATGGCTCGGCGTCATCGTGGTGGTGCTCCTGGGCACCCTCACGGCCGGCGTCCTGTTCAGCAACGCGACCTGGCTGCCCAAGCTCGCGCTCGACCTCGAGGGCGGCACACAGATCATCCTCGCGCCGCAGGTCGAGAACGGTCAGTCCGTGCAGCAGGAGCAGCTCGACCAGGCGGTCTCGATCATCCGCCAGCGCATCGACGCGTCCGGCGTGTCCGAGGCGCAGATCTCCACCGAGGGCTCGCGCAACATCGTGGTGTCGCTGCCCGGCAAGCCGGACCAGGCGACGCTCGACCGCGTGAAGTCCAGCGCCCGCCTCGACTTCCGCCCGGTGCTCGTCGCCGGCGGCCCGACCAACGAGGTCGTCGGAGCCGACGGCAAGTCGACCCCGGCGCCGTCGCCGGCTCCGGGGCTGCAGTCCACGCCGTCCACCAAGCCGACCAACGGCAGCGACCTCGCGTGGGTGACGCCGAAGCTCCAGGCGGAGTTCGACGCGTACGACTGCAAGGCCAACGCGAGCAAGACGTCGAGCTCCGCGCCGACCGATGAGCCGCTGATCACCTGCGACGACCAGAACCAGGTCAAGTACCTGCTCGGTCCGGTCGAGGTGAAGGGCCAGGACATCAAGGACGCCAGCGCCGGGCTCGTGCAGAGCTCGCAGGGCGTGACCACGGGTCAGTGGGCGGTCAACATCGTCTTCAACGACGCCGGCACCAAGGCGTTCTCCGACGTGACGACCCGTCTCGTGGCGCTGCAGGGCGCGCAGAACCAGTTCGCCATCGTCCTCGACGGCAAGGTCATCTCCGCTCCGACCACCCAGGCGGCGATCACCGACGGCAAGCCGCAGATCACCGGCAACTTCACCGAGACCACGTCGAAGGCACTCGCCGACCAGCTGAAGTTCGGCGCGCTGCCGTTCAGCTTCAAGGTGCAGAGCCAGGACACGATCTCGGCGACGCTGGGAACCTCGCAGCTGCTGAGCGGCCTGATCGCGGGCCTCATCGGTCTGATCCTGGTCGGCATCTACACCTTCTTCCAGTACCGCCTGCTCGGCTTCGTGACGATCTTCTCGCTCGTGGTCGCCGGCGTGCTCACCTGGCTGACGATCTCGCTGCTGTCGTGGCACTACGACTACCGGCTGTCCCTGGCGGGTGTGGCGGGTCTGATCGTCGCGATCGGATTCACGGCCGACTCGTTCATCGTCTACTTCGAACGCATCCGAGACGAGTTGCGCGACGGGCGCGGACTCGAGTCCGCGGTCGAAGCGGGTTGGGGACGTGCGCGGCGCACGATCTACGCGTCGAAGGCCACCAACCTGCTCGCGGCCGTGGTGCTCTACGTGCTCGCCGCGGCGAACGTGCGCGGGTTCGCCTTCACCCTCGGCCTGACGACGATCATCGACGTCATCGTCGTGCTCCTGTTCACCCACCCGACCCTGCAGCTGCTCGCCCGCACGCGGTTCTTCAGCTCCGGTCACCCGATGTCGGGTCTCGACCCGGAGGCGCTGGGAGCCGTCTACCGCGGCGCCGCGAAGTTCCGCGCGCCGACGGTCCCGGTCCCGGTCGGCACCGCCGTCCGCAGCAGCAAGGAGGCGGCGCGCCGCCAGACCATCGCCGAGCGCAAGGCGGCGGAGCTCGCCGGCGCGACGACGTCCTCGGATCGCTCGACCGAGGGGAAGGACTCCTGA
- the yajC gene encoding preprotein translocase subunit YajC, translating to MVFDPLTIVMIVILAALVFFMFRNSRKRRREQDETRSKMVPGAEVMTNFGLYGTLLSVDEDDNTALIETSPGHVVKVHRQVLARVVEPKVAEPAAATEGDVAAAPGVELNEDHAIAADADATTPEYGERVDEAKKRKSDD from the coding sequence ATGGTCTTTGACCCGTTGACCATCGTGATGATCGTCATCCTGGCGGCACTCGTCTTCTTCATGTTCCGCAACAGCCGCAAGCGGCGCCGCGAGCAGGACGAGACCCGCTCGAAGATGGTGCCCGGCGCCGAGGTCATGACCAACTTCGGCCTCTACGGCACGCTCCTGTCCGTCGACGAGGACGACAACACCGCGCTCATCGAGACCAGCCCCGGCCACGTCGTGAAGGTGCACCGCCAGGTCCTCGCCCGCGTGGTCGAGCCGAAGGTGGCCGAGCCGGCCGCCGCGACCGAGGGCGACGTCGCCGCCGCCCCGGGTGTCGAGCTCAACGAGGACCACGCGATCGCCGCCGACGCCGACGCCACCACGCCGGAGTACGGCGAGCGGGTCGACGAGGCCAAGAAGCGCAAGAGCGACGACTGA
- the ruvB gene encoding Holliday junction branch migration DNA helicase RuvB has translation MSDDLTAPELESESELAFEGALRPRSLAEFVGQAKVRGQLQLLLTAARMQERTADHILLAGPPGLGKTTLAMIVAHESERPLRLSSGPAIQHAGDLAALLSSLTPGEVLFIDEIHRMARSAEEMLYLAMEDFRIDIMVGKGAGATSIPLDLAPFTLVGATTRSGLLPNPLRDRFGFTAHLEFYDDAELTQVLSRAASMLEFDIDREALAEIAGRCRGTPRIANRLLRRVRDYALVHGGRGDVDAVRAALELYDVDPLGLDRLDRAVLHVLLERFDGGPVGLNTLAVSVGEEAETIESVVEPFLVRIGLLSRTPRGRMATAAAWRHLGIPSPARDSSQPPSLIDDI, from the coding sequence ATGAGCGACGACTTGACCGCGCCCGAACTCGAGTCGGAGTCGGAGCTCGCGTTCGAGGGCGCGCTGCGCCCCCGCTCGCTCGCGGAGTTCGTCGGGCAGGCGAAGGTGCGCGGCCAGCTGCAGCTGCTGCTCACCGCTGCACGCATGCAGGAGCGGACCGCCGACCACATCCTGCTGGCCGGGCCGCCCGGGCTCGGCAAGACCACCCTGGCGATGATCGTCGCGCACGAGAGCGAGCGCCCGTTGCGGCTGTCCAGCGGTCCGGCGATCCAGCACGCGGGCGACCTGGCAGCCCTGCTGTCCTCGCTCACGCCGGGAGAAGTGCTGTTCATCGACGAGATCCACCGTATGGCGCGCTCGGCGGAGGAGATGCTCTACCTCGCCATGGAGGACTTCCGCATCGACATCATGGTCGGCAAGGGGGCGGGCGCCACGTCCATCCCGCTCGACCTCGCGCCCTTCACGCTGGTCGGCGCGACCACGCGGTCCGGCCTGCTACCGAACCCGCTGCGCGACCGCTTCGGCTTCACTGCGCACCTCGAGTTCTACGACGACGCGGAGCTGACCCAGGTGCTCAGCCGCGCCGCCTCGATGCTCGAATTCGACATCGACCGGGAGGCGCTGGCCGAGATCGCGGGCCGCTGCCGCGGCACCCCGCGCATCGCCAACCGCCTGCTGCGCCGCGTGCGCGACTACGCACTCGTGCACGGCGGCCGCGGCGATGTGGATGCGGTGCGTGCCGCCCTCGAGCTCTACGACGTCGACCCGCTCGGACTCGACCGGCTCGATCGCGCCGTGCTCCATGTCCTCCTGGAGCGCTTCGACGGGGGACCGGTGGGTCTGAACACCCTGGCGGTCTCGGTCGGCGAGGAGGCGGAGACCATCGAGTCCGTCGTCGAGCCCTTCCTGGTGCGGATCGGACTGCTCTCGCGGACGCCCCGGGGGCGGATGGCGACCGCCGCGGCGTGGAGGCACCTGGGCATCCCCAGCCCGGCGAGGGATTCCTCCCAGCCTCCGTCGCTGATCGATGACATATAA
- the ruvA gene encoding Holliday junction branch migration protein RuvA, translating into MISSLRGTVLSASGGTAVIEVGGVGFAVQLTPDHVLSLRVGEEAFLHTSLIVREDALQLFGFADREQLEVFELLNGVSGVGPKSAIGVLSVLSPNDIAAAVTADDDAPFRKVSGIGPKTAKLIVVSLTGKLAAVRRPVPVAKTTRAPSSVSDSVLVALVGLGWPERVAAEAVADVVADTDEAQRDSVQTLLRLTLARLGPAAPQGAR; encoded by the coding sequence GTGATCTCCTCCCTCCGCGGTACCGTGCTCTCGGCGAGCGGCGGAACCGCTGTCATCGAGGTGGGCGGCGTCGGCTTCGCCGTGCAGCTCACCCCCGACCATGTGCTCTCCCTGCGGGTGGGCGAGGAGGCGTTCCTCCACACCTCCCTGATCGTGCGGGAGGATGCGCTGCAGCTCTTCGGCTTCGCCGACCGCGAGCAGCTGGAGGTCTTCGAGCTCCTCAACGGCGTCTCGGGAGTCGGCCCCAAGTCCGCGATCGGCGTGCTCTCGGTGCTCTCACCGAACGACATCGCCGCCGCCGTGACGGCGGACGACGACGCTCCCTTCCGCAAGGTGTCCGGAATCGGGCCCAAGACGGCCAAGCTGATCGTCGTCTCCCTCACCGGCAAGCTGGCGGCGGTGCGCCGCCCGGTACCGGTCGCGAAGACCACGCGGGCGCCGTCGTCCGTCTCCGACAGCGTGCTCGTCGCCCTGGTCGGCCTGGGCTGGCCGGAGCGCGTCGCGGCGGAGGCGGTGGCGGATGTCGTCGCGGACACCGACGAGGCTCAGCGCGACAGCGTCCAGACCCTCCTCCGCCTGACCCTGGCCCGGCTCGGTCCCGCGGCTCCGCAGGGAGCGCGATGA
- the ruvC gene encoding crossover junction endodeoxyribonuclease RuvC: protein MRVLGIDPGLTRCGVGIVDVRPDRRAALVEVAVIRTPPGMPLEERLLAVGTGIERLIDEHGPAVVAIERVFAQHNLRTVMGTAQVSGVALHAAAKRGLPVGLHTPSEVKAAVTGYGSADKKQVQAMVARILGLDEAPKPADAADALAIAICHAWRGGPVAADAGGAAGGLTPAQAAWRAAERSTRASAAPRRLAR from the coding sequence ATCCGGGTGCTCGGCATCGACCCGGGTCTCACGCGCTGCGGCGTCGGAATCGTGGATGTGCGTCCCGACCGCCGCGCGGCGCTCGTCGAGGTCGCCGTCATCCGCACGCCTCCCGGCATGCCCCTGGAGGAGCGGCTGCTTGCCGTCGGGACGGGCATCGAGCGCCTGATCGACGAGCACGGCCCGGCCGTGGTCGCGATCGAGCGCGTGTTCGCCCAGCACAACCTCCGCACGGTGATGGGGACCGCCCAGGTCAGCGGCGTCGCCCTGCATGCGGCGGCGAAGCGCGGCCTCCCCGTAGGGCTCCACACTCCGAGCGAGGTGAAGGCCGCGGTCACCGGGTACGGGTCCGCCGACAAGAAGCAGGTGCAGGCGATGGTCGCGCGCATCCTGGGTCTGGACGAGGCGCCCAAGCCGGCGGATGCCGCGGATGCGCTGGCCATCGCGATCTGCCACGCCTGGCGCGGCGGACCGGTCGCCGCGGATGCCGGGGGAGCGGCAGGCGGGCTGACCCCGGCGCAGGCCGCGTGGCGCGCCGCGGAGCGCTCCACCCGGGCGTCGGCGGCTCCCCGTAGGCTGGCACGGTGA
- a CDS encoding YebC/PmpR family DNA-binding transcriptional regulator: MSGHSKWATTKHKKAVIDARRAKSFAKLIKNIEVAAKTGGADLSGNPTLVDAVQKAKKTSVPNDNIDRAIKRGAGLTGESIDYTTIMYEGYGPGGVALLIECLTENKNRAAAEVRTAMTRNGGTMADPGSVAYNFHRKGVIVVPHADGVDEDTVLAAVLDAGAEEVTDRGESFEVLTEASDLVAARTALQDAGIDYDSADAEFVATVNVEADAEVARKVFRLIDALEDSDDVQNVYTNLDISPEVQAQLDEDDE; encoded by the coding sequence GTGTCCGGGCATTCCAAGTGGGCAACGACCAAGCACAAGAAGGCGGTGATCGACGCCCGCCGCGCGAAGTCCTTCGCCAAGCTCATCAAGAACATCGAGGTGGCGGCGAAGACCGGCGGCGCCGACCTGTCCGGCAACCCGACGCTCGTGGATGCGGTGCAGAAGGCCAAGAAGACCTCGGTCCCCAACGACAACATCGACCGCGCGATCAAGCGCGGCGCCGGGCTCACCGGTGAGTCGATCGACTACACGACGATCATGTACGAGGGCTACGGCCCCGGCGGTGTCGCCCTGCTCATCGAGTGCCTCACCGAGAACAAGAACCGCGCCGCGGCCGAGGTGCGCACCGCGATGACCCGCAACGGCGGCACCATGGCCGACCCGGGCAGCGTCGCGTACAACTTCCACCGCAAGGGCGTCATCGTCGTCCCGCACGCCGACGGCGTCGACGAGGACACGGTGCTCGCGGCGGTCCTCGACGCCGGCGCCGAGGAGGTCACCGACCGCGGTGAGAGCTTCGAGGTGCTGACCGAGGCGTCCGACCTGGTCGCCGCGCGCACGGCACTGCAGGATGCGGGCATCGACTACGACTCCGCCGACGCCGAGTTCGTCGCGACGGTGAACGTCGAGGCCGACGCGGAGGTCGCCCGCAAGGTCTTCCGCCTCATCGACGCCCTCGAGGACTCCGACGACGTGCAGAACGTGTACACCAACCTCGACATCAGCCCTGAGGTGCAGGCGCAGCTCGACGAAGACGACGAGTAG
- a CDS encoding FAD-dependent oxidoreductase, translating into MTDRPPFRVPVGSAANPVLDRESLDRLRSLGMTEEVAAGDTLFRAGDENLDFFVMEAGRVDIIREATIGSRARTVAQWQAGEFLGELSMLTGQASLLTALITEPGRVLRIPNALFKQIMATDAGLSETLLEAFRARRRLLMAAADRTLELFGREGSAGALALRRYAARMELPHRWIDVGTDVGRAALAEAGHTEADLPLVLTRGTALPNATPRQLAETVGLAFRYRDGDSFDLVVVGAGPAGLAAGIYGASEGLSTLVLDALAPGGQAAASSRIENYLGFPSGLSGAELTELGLIQALKFGVRLSAPADVVELRHEEDRIVLELGDGDSIRARSVVVATGARYRRLPLENWAEFEGGSIFFATTELEARTVARRPSVVVGGANSAGQAALYLAGLGGDVALVVRGASIEAKMSTYLVDRVVAHERIRVHVSSDVTGLHGGEQLEEVTITSSATGETERVTAAALFCFVGAEPGASWLSGAAVDASGFLLTDVDLPAPADGGRGPLPFETSLPRVFAAGDVRHGSMKRIAAAVGEGASAVASVHRALAVR; encoded by the coding sequence ATGACCGACCGTCCGCCCTTCCGTGTCCCGGTCGGAAGCGCCGCCAACCCGGTGCTCGACCGGGAGTCCCTCGACCGCCTGCGTTCTCTCGGGATGACCGAGGAGGTCGCCGCGGGGGACACGCTGTTCCGCGCGGGTGACGAGAACCTCGACTTCTTCGTGATGGAGGCCGGCCGGGTGGACATCATCCGGGAGGCGACGATCGGGTCGCGCGCGCGGACGGTCGCGCAGTGGCAGGCGGGGGAGTTCCTCGGCGAACTGAGCATGCTCACCGGCCAGGCGTCGCTGCTCACGGCGCTGATCACCGAGCCGGGGCGGGTGCTGCGCATCCCGAACGCGCTGTTCAAGCAGATCATGGCGACGGATGCGGGGCTCTCGGAGACCCTGCTCGAAGCGTTCCGGGCCCGCCGGAGGCTGCTGATGGCCGCGGCGGACCGCACCCTCGAGCTCTTCGGCCGGGAAGGCAGCGCGGGCGCGCTCGCCCTGCGCCGCTACGCCGCGCGCATGGAGCTGCCGCACCGCTGGATCGACGTGGGGACGGACGTGGGCCGCGCGGCGCTGGCCGAGGCGGGCCACACTGAGGCCGACCTTCCGCTCGTCCTGACCCGGGGCACCGCGCTGCCGAACGCGACGCCCCGCCAGCTCGCCGAGACCGTGGGGCTCGCCTTCCGCTACCGGGACGGCGACTCGTTCGACCTGGTCGTGGTCGGGGCCGGGCCGGCCGGCCTCGCTGCGGGCATCTACGGCGCCTCCGAGGGTCTCAGCACCCTCGTGCTCGACGCGCTCGCCCCGGGCGGCCAGGCCGCCGCCAGCTCCCGCATCGAGAACTACCTGGGCTTCCCCTCGGGCCTCTCCGGCGCCGAGCTGACCGAGCTGGGACTCATCCAGGCGCTCAAGTTCGGCGTCCGCCTGTCCGCACCCGCCGACGTCGTCGAGCTGCGCCACGAGGAGGACAGGATCGTGCTCGAACTCGGCGACGGCGACAGCATCCGCGCCCGCTCGGTCGTCGTCGCGACCGGCGCCCGCTACCGGAGGCTGCCGCTGGAGAACTGGGCGGAGTTCGAGGGCGGCAGCATCTTCTTCGCCACGACGGAGCTGGAGGCGCGGACGGTCGCGCGGCGCCCGTCGGTCGTCGTCGGCGGCGCGAACTCGGCCGGGCAGGCCGCCCTGTACCTCGCCGGGCTCGGCGGCGACGTCGCGCTCGTCGTGCGCGGCGCGTCCATCGAGGCGAAGATGTCCACCTACCTGGTCGACCGGGTGGTCGCGCACGAGCGGATCCGGGTGCACGTCTCCTCCGACGTCACCGGACTTCACGGCGGCGAGCAGCTGGAGGAGGTCACCATCACCTCCTCGGCGACCGGCGAGACGGAGCGCGTCACCGCCGCCGCGCTCTTCTGCTTCGTCGGTGCGGAACCCGGTGCGTCCTGGCTCTCCGGGGCGGCCGTCGACGCGAGCGGATTCCTCCTCACCGACGTCGACCTGCCCGCTCCCGCGGACGGCGGCCGCGGCCCGCTGCCGTTCGAGACGAGCCTGCCCCGGGTCTTCGCCGCGGGCGACGTGCGTCACGGCTCGATGAAGCGGATCGCCGCCGCCGTGGGCGAGGGCGCGAGCGCCGTGGCGTCGGTGCACCGGGCGTTGGCGGTGCGCTGA